A genomic segment from Corythoichthys intestinalis isolate RoL2023-P3 chromosome 2, ASM3026506v1, whole genome shotgun sequence encodes:
- the wu:fa11c10 gene encoding protein FAM110B, with protein MPVETLHPSDGRLAAAPFTSAMPFRILHKGPDYFRRQAEPVTRKLSAVERLEADKAKYVKSQQVALTRQAPVKPPIIRKPLVPPAMILQCHMGAPPARKVLRCPASVDSAGTREGSGGRRGPPLNLDILNNLINDVCEGPLPSSQSSSSTSPSSSSPSSGAKSIGSSLSAEHERSSRLLNNLKPQSATTSSSTSSCTSSPLNPSHRPPPIPARAPRIFVPSAYVSPNTVTVRRVDVRPHAEFGKPQRPRLRPRQTAQGQVPHPQVPPPPPPAPQNPAQSKSNTTTRTMPSPPSHPAASPMLVRAGMIPPASPAFTRLSNASSKGSARKHPSLHRSKSDLSDRYSRATADLERFFNYCGLDPDEVEGMGGVERFTRANSDIVSISKMRSVSTPSSECADEVERGREDYEDDDEDGPARGNQRVPYGISVIERNARVIKWLYGIRQARDANGPVSNV; from the coding sequence ATGCCAGTGGAGACTCTGCACCCCTCAGACGGCCGCCTGGCAGCGGCTCCCTTCACCTCCGCCATGCCGTTCAGGATACTACATAAGGGGCCCGACTACTTTCGACGCCAGGCTGAACCAGTTACCAGAAAGCTGAGCGCGGTAGAGCGTCTTGAGGCGGACAAGGCCAAGTATGTCAAGAGCCAGCAGGTAGCGCTGACACGGCAGGCGCCAGTCAAGCCGCCAATCATCCGCAAACCTCTCGTTCCCCCGGCCATGATCCTGCAATGCCATATGGGTGCTCCCCCTGCCCGAAAAGTTCTAAGGTGCCCCGCTAGTGTGGACAGTGCGGGCACAAGGGAAGGatcaggagggagacgaggacCCCCTCTTAATTTGGATATTCTGAACAACCTTATCAATGACGTATGTGAGGGCCCACTGCCCTCCTCGCAGTCGTCATCATCCACCTCCCCGTCGTCCTCGTCTCCTTCATCAGGAGCCAAAAGCATCGGCAGCAGCTTGTCGGCTGAGCACGAAAGGAGCAGCCGACTCCTGAACAACCTCAAACCACAGAGCGCCACCACTTCCTCATCCACCTCCTCCTGCACGTCCTCCCCTCTCAaccccagtcatcgtcctccacCCATTCCAGCACGGGCTCCCCGCATCTTCGTCCCTTCGGCCTATGTCTCTCCGAATACCGTCACGGTACGCAGAGTGGATGTCCGACCCCACGCGGAATTCGGGAAGCCCCAGAGGCCCCGACTCAGACCTCGACAAACTGCCCAGGGTCAAGTACCCCACCCCCAGGTCCCCCCACCACCTCCGCCAGCCCCCCAGAACCCAGCGCAGTCCAAATCCAACACCACCACACGAACCATGCCCTCACCTCCTTCTCATCCGGCAGCTAGTCCGATGCTGGTCCGAGCGGGCATGATCCCGCCGGCCTCGCCCGCTTTCACCCGCCTGTCCAACGCCAGTTCCAAGGGCTCTGCCCGTAAGCACCCTTCGTTGCACCGCTCCAAGTCAGACCTAAGCGACCGCTATTCCCGGGCCACAGCAGACCTGGAGCGCTTCTTTAACTACTGCGGGCTGGATCCCGACGAGGTGGAGGGCATGGGTGGAGTGGAACGCTTTACTAGGGCCAACTCAGACATCGTGTCCATCTCCAAGATGCGCAGTGTCAGCACGCCAAGCTCAGAGTGCGCGGACGAGGTGGAGAGAGGCCGGGAAGACTATGAGGACGACGACGAGGACGGGCCCGCCAGAGGTAACCAGCGCGTCCCCTACGGCATCTCTGTCATCGAGAGGAACGCCCGAGTCATAAAGTGGCTCTACGGCATCCGACAGGCACGAGATGCGAACGGCCCCGTTTCGAACGTATAG